In the Rhinatrema bivittatum chromosome 6, aRhiBiv1.1, whole genome shotgun sequence genome, one interval contains:
- the LOC115093959 gene encoding uncharacterized protein LOC115093959, translating to MPRPSRTRPNPAGKRSSSSAACTSSLHRSLPSPAAPTVSMGSRGHNDGPSVIGELPPGPSIAPLAIPRSIGPTPRDRSWNPVPHGRGRSRAIRVSTAAGHNTLPTPSHCPPAPPLPGPDRAPVREGFGGWPAWSARPSASGVKDAYTPPGAPDVMFPAPPGSRVSRAPVSPQRGNLGLLGIEGEGDRGGREVCFFSDTDEEAFPGTSRQEAWREREFPAGLPRSVRSRSGSHRRNPMEEKLSGESADAERKSVRGQQECVWVVGHSFIHWAANRAQRRPYGLNLELEERSWKLVWISHRGMKWDNLLSLVEQRALDLELPKIVLIHLGGNDVGAGSCKDLIVKIKKDFGTLMNAMPDTHWGWSDIIVRFKFLQSKLWCRGVKKLNTQVGKWVVRQGGFWVRHEWAWEVIPGYFRSDGVHLSDIGIDLFNTTIQEGLTQVIGTMRTAVGGNNDN from the exons ATGCCGCGCCCCAGCCGGACCCGCCCTAATCCCGCGGGGAAGCGCAGCTCCAGCTCTGCTGCCTGCACTTCCTCCCTACATCGCAGCCTGCCTTCTCCAGCAGCGCCAACCGTGAGTATGGGCAGCAGGGGGCATAATGACGGCCCCAGCGTTATAGGAGAGCTCCCCCCCGGGCCCAGCATTGCTCCCTTAGCCATTCCCCGCAGTATAGGTCCTACCCCCCGAGATCGCAGCTGGAACCCTGTGCCACACGGTAGGGGGAGGTCGCGAGCCATCCGAGTTAGCACTGCAGCTGGGCACAATacacttcccaccccttcccactgCCCCCCTGCGCCCCCTCTGCCGGGGCCCGATCGCGCCCCTGTGcgggaggggtttgggggatgGCCGGCTTGGAGCGCCCGCCCATCCGCATCCGGGGTCAAGGACGCTTATACTCCCCCCGGGGCCCCGGATGTCATGTTCCCGGCCCCGCCGGGGAGCAGGGTGAGTAGGGCACCTGTGTCGCCACAACGGGGAAATCTGGGTTTACTAGGTATCGAGGGAGAGGGAgatagaggagggagagaggtgtGTTTCTTTTCAGATACGGACGAGGAAGCATTTCCAGGGACATCAAGACAGGAAGCTTGGAGAGAGCGGGAGTTCCCTGCCGGATTACCCCGATCGGTGCGTAGTAGATCAGGCAGCCACAGAAGGAATCCGATGGAGGAGAAATTGAGCGGGGAGTCTGCCGATGCAG AAAGAAAGTCAGTGAGGGGACAGCAAGAATGTgtctgggtcgtgggccattcttttatCCATTGGGCTGCGAATAGAGCGCAACGTAGACCGTATGGGCTGAACTTGGAATTGGAAGAGCGGAGTTGGAAGCTTGTATGGATCAGTCATCGAGGGATGAAATGGGACAACTTGTTATCCCTGGTAGAACAACGTGCATTAGACTTGGAACTTCCGAAAATTGTGCTTATTCATCTGGGGGGAAACGACGTGGGAGCAGGATCTTGTAAGGACTTGATCGTTAAGATTAAGAAGGACTTCGGTACTTTAATGAATGCTATGCCTGATACACATTGGGGATGGTCGGACATTATTGTTCGCTTTAAATTCCTGCAGTCTAAATTATGGTGTAGGGGGGTTAAAAAGTTAAATACACAGGTGGGTAAGTGGGTAGTTAGGCAAGGGGGTTTTTGGGTGAGACACGAGTGGGCTTGGGAGGTGATTCCGGGGTATTTTCGTTCCGATGGAGTGCATCTCTCAGATATAGGTATTGATTTGTTTAACACTACGATACAAGAGGGTTTAACACAGGTAATTGGTACTATGAGGACCGCAGTTGGGGGAAACAATGACAACTAA